From one Nodosilinea sp. FACHB-141 genomic stretch:
- the glgX gene encoding glycogen debranching protein GlgX, with protein sequence MGMQVWPGRPHPLGATWDGTGTNFALFSENATGVDLCLFDAADQETRIPLTEVDNYVWHSYLVGVGPGQRYGFRVQGPHHPKGGQRFNPYKLLIDPYAKAVDGDVQFDPAIFGYDLDATNDLENLDLSFSEVDSAPFMPKAVVIDPSFDWEGDRPLDTPWHRTIIYETHVKGLTQRHPDIPEPLRGTYAGLAHPAMIDHLSGLGITAVELLPVHHFHAYPGHLANTGLLNYWGYDSLSYLAPYGGYSSAGQTGGQVNEFKQMVKALHQAGIEVILDVVYNHTGEGSHLGPTISLRGIDNAAYYRLVEDAPRYYMDFTGCGNSLNVRHPQVLKLIMDSLRYWVLEMHVDGFRFDLASALARELYEVDSLAAFFDIIHQDPVLSTIKLIAEPWDLGEGGYQVGNFPLLWSEWNGKYRDSMRDFWRDHDCRLGEFAFRVTGSSDLYKANGKRPHASVNFITCHDGFTLRDLVSYNEKHNLANHENNRDGESYNRSWNCGAEGETDDPSILALRHKQQRNLLATLLLSQGVPMLLGGDELGRTQQGNNNTYCQDSELSWFDWNLSPLGHELLSFTSQLIQLRQTHPSFARRHWFQGRAIHGSGVHDIGWYNPDGSEITDNQWYGGSAKAITVFLNGEELMGFEAQGQRLEDDSFLLFFNAQADAQDFCVPPLLKNQSWSMVINTEQPTSFVNDGQIYKPGEAIAVADFSLVVLTSPKPTLG encoded by the coding sequence ATGGGAATGCAAGTTTGGCCAGGTCGTCCCCATCCCTTGGGTGCCACTTGGGATGGCACGGGCACCAACTTCGCCCTATTTTCAGAAAATGCCACAGGAGTTGACCTCTGTCTATTTGATGCGGCTGATCAGGAAACCCGCATTCCTTTGACTGAGGTTGATAACTACGTATGGCACAGCTATTTAGTTGGGGTGGGGCCTGGGCAGCGCTATGGCTTTCGGGTCCAGGGACCCCATCATCCTAAAGGGGGGCAGCGGTTCAACCCCTACAAGCTGCTGATTGATCCCTACGCCAAGGCCGTAGATGGTGATGTACAGTTTGACCCTGCTATTTTTGGCTATGACCTAGATGCAACCAACGATCTCGAAAACCTCGATTTGTCGTTTTCTGAGGTCGATAGCGCCCCGTTTATGCCTAAGGCTGTGGTGATTGATCCCAGCTTTGATTGGGAGGGCGATCGCCCCCTCGACACCCCCTGGCATCGCACTATCATCTATGAAACCCACGTTAAAGGGCTTACCCAGCGCCATCCAGACATCCCAGAACCACTACGAGGCACCTACGCTGGGCTGGCTCATCCAGCCATGATTGATCACCTCAGTGGCTTGGGCATTACCGCCGTAGAGCTGCTGCCTGTCCACCACTTCCATGCTTATCCAGGGCATCTAGCTAACACAGGGCTGCTCAACTACTGGGGCTACGACTCACTCAGCTATCTGGCTCCCTACGGCGGCTATAGCAGCGCTGGACAGACCGGTGGGCAGGTCAACGAGTTTAAGCAGATGGTTAAAGCGCTACATCAAGCCGGCATTGAAGTCATTTTAGACGTGGTCTACAACCACACCGGCGAGGGCAGCCACCTAGGGCCAACCATCAGTCTGCGAGGCATCGACAACGCCGCCTACTATCGCCTCGTCGAAGATGCTCCCCGCTACTACATGGACTTCACCGGCTGCGGCAACTCCCTTAACGTGCGCCATCCTCAAGTGCTCAAGCTGATTATGGATAGCTTGCGCTATTGGGTGCTAGAGATGCACGTCGATGGTTTTCGCTTTGACCTCGCCTCGGCACTGGCTCGCGAACTGTACGAAGTAGATAGTCTGGCGGCGTTCTTCGACATCATTCATCAGGATCCGGTGCTGTCCACTATTAAGCTAATCGCCGAACCTTGGGATTTGGGGGAGGGAGGCTATCAGGTGGGCAACTTTCCGCTGCTGTGGTCGGAGTGGAATGGCAAATACCGCGATTCCATGCGCGACTTTTGGCGCGACCATGACTGTCGCCTGGGCGAGTTTGCCTTCCGGGTTACCGGCAGCTCTGACCTGTACAAAGCCAATGGCAAACGTCCCCACGCCAGCGTTAACTTCATCACCTGTCACGACGGCTTTACCCTACGGGATTTGGTGAGCTACAACGAGAAGCACAACCTGGCCAACCACGAAAACAATCGCGACGGCGAGAGCTATAACCGCTCTTGGAACTGTGGGGCTGAGGGCGAAACTGACGACCCATCCATTTTGGCCCTGCGACACAAGCAGCAGCGCAACTTGCTGGCTACGCTGCTGCTCTCCCAAGGGGTTCCCATGCTGCTCGGTGGTGATGAGCTCGGCCGTACACAGCAGGGCAACAATAATACCTACTGCCAAGACAGCGAGTTGTCCTGGTTCGACTGGAACCTGAGCCCCTTAGGACATGAGCTGCTGTCGTTTACCAGCCAGCTGATTCAGCTGCGCCAAACCCACCCATCCTTTGCCCGGCGTCACTGGTTTCAGGGGCGGGCGATTCACGGGTCAGGGGTTCACGACATCGGTTGGTACAATCCTGACGGCAGCGAAATTACAGACAACCAGTGGTACGGCGGCTCGGCCAAGGCAATTACGGTATTCCTCAATGGTGAAGAGCTGATGGGCTTTGAGGCCCAGGGGCAGCGGCTGGAGGACGATAGCTTCTTGCTATTCTTTAATGCCCAAGCGGATGCTCAAGATTTTTGTGTGCCACCCCTGCTTAAAAACCAGTCCTGGTCAATGGTAATCAATACTGAACAGCCTACTAGCTTCGTGAACGACGGGCAGATTTACAAACCCGGAGAAGCGATCGCCGTGGCTGACTTCTCGCTAGTCGTACTCACTAGCCCCAAACCCACGTTGGGTTAA
- the aqpZ gene encoding aquaporin Z produces the protein MPLVKRCVAEFFGTFWLVLGGCGSAVLAGKFLDSSGAFNLGIGFLGVSLAFGLTVLTMAYAIGHISGCHLNPAVSFGLWAGGRFPSSELLPYIVSQVLGGILGAGIIYIIATGQPGFAIDPSVGNPLATNGFGAHSPGGFSLLACFVCEVVMTFFFLMIILGATDLRAPVGLAPVAIGLALTLIHLISIPVTNTSVNPARSTGPALFVGGPLFAQLWLFWVAPILGALLAGWFYATFFSVNREPAAQVESAKIVV, from the coding sequence ATGCCTCTCGTAAAGCGTTGTGTAGCTGAATTTTTTGGTACGTTTTGGTTGGTGCTGGGCGGTTGTGGCAGTGCCGTGCTGGCAGGTAAGTTTTTAGACAGCAGCGGTGCCTTTAACCTAGGCATCGGCTTTTTGGGCGTTTCGCTGGCGTTTGGCCTGACGGTGCTGACTATGGCCTACGCAATTGGCCACATCTCAGGCTGTCATCTCAATCCGGCAGTGTCCTTTGGGCTATGGGCCGGGGGGCGGTTTCCCAGTAGCGAACTGCTGCCCTACATTGTGTCCCAGGTGTTGGGAGGCATTTTAGGGGCTGGCATTATCTACATTATTGCTACTGGCCAGCCGGGATTTGCCATTGACCCCTCTGTGGGCAATCCTTTGGCGACTAATGGTTTTGGGGCTCACTCGCCCGGTGGCTTTAGCCTATTGGCCTGCTTCGTGTGTGAAGTGGTAATGACCTTCTTTTTCTTGATGATCATTTTGGGGGCCACTGACCTTCGTGCTCCAGTAGGCCTAGCCCCAGTGGCGATTGGTCTGGCGCTGACGCTAATTCACCTAATTAGCATTCCAGTGACCAATACCTCTGTGAACCCTGCTCGCAGCACAGGTCCGGCTCTATTTGTTGGTGGCCCGCTGTTTGCCCAGCTGTGGCTATTCTGGGTGGCACCTATTCTAGGAGCGCTGCTAGCAGGGTGGTTTTATGCCACCTTCTTTTCCGTCAATAGAGAGCCCGCAGCTCAGGTTGAAAGCGCCAAGATAGTCGTCTAG
- a CDS encoding zinc ribbon domain-containing protein, translated as MPYHCDLSPGQKIYLDNPGSITLITLASAGAGQQQQSNTQVHTGPWTEIPQIIRVDNGALLRCVTAQGTFFWQIQGMQIGVASATAWDTNQATPMQVTEVGPSPIASMPPMPPMPPMAPMQMGDMQMSLNPMTLRMGKMTLGLNTPTVNNQKFCTQCGAAIAQGDRFCGSCGYQLP; from the coding sequence ATGCCTTATCACTGCGATCTTAGCCCTGGCCAAAAGATATATCTTGACAACCCCGGTTCCATCACCCTCATTACCCTAGCCAGCGCTGGTGCTGGCCAACAGCAGCAGTCCAACACTCAGGTGCATACGGGTCCATGGACGGAGATACCTCAAATAATCAGGGTAGATAACGGGGCTCTCCTGCGCTGTGTTACGGCCCAGGGCACGTTTTTCTGGCAAATCCAGGGTATGCAGATTGGAGTCGCATCCGCCACAGCCTGGGACACCAACCAGGCCACTCCCATGCAGGTGACCGAGGTTGGTCCTTCTCCAATCGCCTCAATGCCGCCCATGCCGCCTATGCCACCCATGGCTCCAATGCAGATGGGCGACATGCAGATGTCACTCAACCCTATGACCCTGCGCATGGGCAAGATGACCCTCGGGTTGAACACGCCGACGGTTAATAACCAGAAATTCTGCACCCAGTGCGGGGCTGCGATCGCCCAGGGCGATCGCTTTTGTGGCAGTTGTGGCTATCAGCTGCCTTAG
- a CDS encoding NUDIX domain-containing protein, which translates to MAKKSAGLLMYRTQDSQLEVLLVHSGGPYWANRRWQAWTIPKGEIDPGEDTFEAAKREFLEETGQVPTGSFRPLQPVRQAGGKLVFAWAFEGNFNPANLHSNTFFLEWPPNSGVLREFPEVDQAAWFELEEAKRRIIKAQGQFLDELVQVLGQVPLA; encoded by the coding sequence ATGGCTAAAAAAAGCGCAGGGCTACTCATGTATAGAACCCAGGATTCCCAGCTGGAGGTGCTGTTGGTGCACTCAGGTGGGCCTTACTGGGCTAATCGCCGTTGGCAAGCCTGGACAATTCCCAAGGGCGAAATTGACCCTGGGGAAGACACCTTTGAAGCCGCCAAGCGCGAATTTTTAGAAGAAACTGGGCAGGTTCCGACCGGCAGCTTTCGTCCCCTACAGCCGGTGCGCCAGGCAGGAGGCAAGCTAGTCTTTGCTTGGGCCTTTGAGGGCAACTTCAACCCTGCAAATCTGCACAGCAATACTTTCTTTTTAGAATGGCCACCCAACTCTGGCGTGCTACGGGAGTTTCCCGAGGTGGACCAAGCTGCCTGGTTTGAACTAGAAGAGGCCAAGAGACGCATTATTAAAGCCCAAGGCCAGTTTTTAGACGAACTAGTGCAAGTGCTAGGGCAGGTGCCCTTAGCGTGA
- the hslO gene encoding Hsp33 family molecular chaperone HslO: MVDQLIRATAADGGVRVVGVITTKLTEVARQRHNLSYVATAALGRTLSAGLLLASSMKQPQGRVNIRVRGDGPLGGVLVDAGMDGTARGYVDNPAVELPPNAQGKLDVGGAVGRNGYVYVVRDMGYGYPYSSTVELVSGEIGDDLTHYLVSSEQTPSALILGVFVGANGVEAAGGLLLQILPRAAEDTEMVALIESRLAGLTGFTPLLRANKTLPQIFDELVGDLGLEILPETQMVQFSCPCSFDRMLRALKMLGEDELQDMIETDDGAEAVCHFCNEVYHTDSDQLAQLIVDLREERQEAGR; encoded by the coding sequence ATGGTAGATCAACTGATTCGGGCTACCGCCGCCGATGGCGGTGTACGGGTGGTAGGCGTTATCACGACTAAACTCACTGAGGTGGCCCGGCAGCGCCACAACCTCTCCTACGTAGCGACCGCTGCCCTGGGTCGTACCCTTTCGGCGGGCCTGCTGTTGGCCTCCAGCATGAAACAACCCCAAGGCCGGGTAAACATTCGCGTGCGGGGAGATGGCCCCCTAGGCGGCGTTCTGGTAGATGCCGGTATGGATGGCACTGCCCGTGGCTATGTGGATAACCCTGCTGTGGAGTTGCCTCCCAATGCCCAGGGCAAACTCGATGTCGGCGGGGCCGTAGGCCGCAACGGCTATGTTTATGTAGTGCGTGATATGGGCTACGGCTACCCCTACTCCAGTACCGTTGAGCTAGTCTCAGGGGAAATTGGCGATGACCTCACTCACTACCTAGTGAGTTCTGAGCAAACCCCCTCGGCCTTGATATTAGGTGTATTTGTAGGCGCCAATGGGGTTGAGGCAGCTGGGGGCCTGCTGCTGCAAATTTTGCCTCGTGCTGCCGAAGATACCGAAATGGTGGCTCTAATTGAAAGTCGCCTGGCCGGATTGACCGGCTTTACCCCCCTGCTGCGGGCCAACAAGACGCTACCTCAGATTTTTGATGAGCTGGTGGGCGATCTGGGCCTAGAAATTTTGCCCGAAACTCAAATGGTGCAGTTTTCCTGCCCCTGCTCGTTCGATCGCATGCTGAGGGCGCTCAAGATGCTGGGCGAAGATGAGCTGCAAGACATGATTGAAACAGATGATGGGGCCGAAGCCGTCTGTCATTTTTGCAATGAGGTCTACCACACCGACAGCGATCAGCTAGCGCAGCTAATCGTTGATCTACGGGAAGAGCGCCAGGAGGCGGGGCGTTGA
- a CDS encoding four-carbon acid sugar kinase family protein, which yields MAQPKIIVLDDDPTGSQTVHSCLLLMQWDVDTLRQGLRDASPIFFVLTNTRALTAADAEQVTREVCQHLKQAIALEGIQDFLVVSRSDSTLRGHYPVETDAIAQELGPFDAHFLVPAFFEGGRITRDSVHYLMVDGVPTPVHETEFAKDSVFGYSTSYLPDYVAEKTAGRIPAASVERFTLGNIRAGSLGQLMTLEHNVCCAVDGETQADLNQFAQDLLAAAAQGKKFLFRSAASILTALAALPPQPIDASHMRTYVRGGKPGAIIVGSHVKKTTQQLEQLLQEPGVTGIEVDVAQLRDGEPGNHKAVLSNILDQVNEAHNVGQVPVVYTSRQELAFDTVQARLDFGVEVSSLLMDVIKGLPDDIGFLISKGGITSNDTLSTGLALRTARLLGQILPGVSAVRTPADHPQFPDLPVVLFPGNVGDEGALTLAYQRLMD from the coding sequence ATGGCTCAGCCCAAGATCATTGTTTTAGACGACGACCCTACCGGTTCTCAAACGGTGCACAGCTGCCTACTGCTGATGCAGTGGGACGTAGACACGCTGCGCCAGGGGCTGCGCGACGCCTCGCCAATTTTCTTTGTGCTGACCAACACCCGCGCGCTCACCGCCGCTGACGCTGAGCAGGTGACCCGAGAGGTTTGCCAGCATCTCAAGCAGGCGATCGCCCTTGAAGGCATCCAGGATTTTCTCGTTGTCAGTCGCTCCGACTCAACCCTGCGGGGCCACTATCCGGTGGAGACCGATGCGATCGCCCAAGAACTCGGCCCCTTTGACGCCCACTTCTTGGTGCCCGCCTTTTTTGAAGGAGGCCGCATCACTCGCGACAGCGTTCACTACCTGATGGTGGATGGTGTGCCTACTCCCGTGCACGAGACCGAGTTCGCCAAAGATTCGGTGTTTGGCTACAGCACCAGCTATCTACCCGACTACGTCGCCGAAAAAACCGCTGGGCGCATCCCGGCTGCATCTGTAGAACGCTTTACCCTTGGGAATATTCGGGCGGGTTCGCTAGGTCAGCTGATGACCCTAGAGCACAACGTCTGCTGTGCTGTGGATGGCGAAACCCAAGCTGACCTAAACCAGTTCGCCCAGGATTTGCTCGCGGCGGCCGCTCAAGGCAAAAAGTTTCTGTTTCGCAGCGCTGCCAGCATTCTCACGGCCCTAGCCGCTCTGCCACCCCAGCCCATCGACGCCAGCCACATGCGTACCTACGTGCGCGGTGGTAAACCTGGAGCCATCATTGTCGGCTCTCATGTGAAGAAAACTACCCAGCAGCTTGAGCAGCTCTTACAGGAACCTGGGGTGACCGGCATCGAAGTGGACGTGGCACAGCTCCGAGACGGAGAGCCAGGCAATCACAAAGCGGTGCTATCAAATATTCTTGACCAGGTAAACGAAGCCCACAACGTCGGCCAGGTGCCTGTGGTCTACACTAGTCGCCAGGAACTTGCCTTTGACACCGTTCAGGCCCGGCTCGACTTTGGTGTCGAAGTCTCTTCCCTACTAATGGACGTAATTAAAGGATTACCCGACGATATCGGGTTCCTGATCAGCAAGGGCGGCATCACCTCCAACGACACCCTCAGCACTGGGCTAGCGCTGCGTACCGCCCGGCTACTTGGCCAAATTCTACCTGGCGTCTCTGCCGTGCGCACCCCCGCCGATCACCCCCAGTTTCCTGATCTGCCAGTGGTGCTTTTCCCCGGCAATGTGGGAGACGAGGGGGCTCTGACGCTAGCCTATCAGCGATTGATGGACTAG
- a CDS encoding asparaginase produces the protein MTSSRVNRHQTKELEIQLLREGIVEATHLAHVAVCDDRGRTLSVAGNGELGTFIRSALKPFQALAVTAAGALERYSLGDRDLAIMCGSHQGTIEQARQAFHILWQADLDPTALRCPTPAGKKSPLEHNCSGKHAGMLAVCQQRNWPLATYLDRSHPVQKLILTRISELLGMPSDEFICAHDDCGAPTYFMQLSQMASLFAMLSSGNNLDMERIVRAMISHPDMVGGPGSFDTTLMNLTHGALVSKSGAEGIQCIGRVGEGLGLSIKVIDGAKRAKYATAIFTLRQLGWITPTVADTLAETYMKVGDFTRLDVVGDLPMMY, from the coding sequence ATGACCAGCAGTCGGGTTAATCGCCACCAAACCAAAGAGCTAGAAATTCAGCTGCTGCGGGAGGGCATTGTAGAGGCTACCCACCTGGCCCACGTAGCAGTATGCGACGATCGAGGGCGCACCCTATCGGTGGCGGGCAATGGCGAGCTAGGTACCTTTATTCGCTCTGCCCTCAAACCATTTCAGGCCCTGGCGGTGACCGCAGCCGGAGCGCTAGAGCGCTACAGCCTTGGCGATCGCGACCTAGCCATCATGTGCGGCTCTCACCAGGGCACCATCGAGCAGGCGCGTCAGGCCTTCCACATTCTCTGGCAGGCCGATCTCGACCCCACGGCCCTGCGCTGTCCTACTCCGGCAGGCAAGAAAAGCCCCCTTGAGCACAACTGCTCAGGCAAGCACGCCGGTATGCTAGCCGTCTGTCAGCAGCGCAACTGGCCCCTAGCGACCTATCTCGATCGCAGCCATCCAGTACAAAAGCTGATTTTGACCCGCATTTCAGAGCTGCTGGGCATGCCCTCTGACGAGTTTATCTGCGCCCACGACGACTGCGGTGCTCCGACCTACTTTATGCAGCTGAGCCAGATGGCCTCCCTGTTTGCCATGCTCTCCTCGGGCAACAACCTCGACATGGAGCGCATCGTCCGGGCCATGATTAGCCATCCCGACATGGTGGGCGGCCCCGGCAGCTTCGACACCACGCTGATGAATCTCACCCATGGAGCCCTGGTTAGCAAATCGGGGGCCGAAGGCATTCAGTGCATTGGGCGGGTGGGTGAAGGTCTAGGCCTGTCGATCAAGGTGATCGACGGGGCCAAGCGGGCTAAGTACGCTACCGCGATCTTTACCCTGCGGCAGCTCGGCTGGATCACCCCCACAGTGGCCGACACCCTGGCCGAAACCTATATGAAAGTTGGCGATTTTACGCGGCTTGATGTTGTCGGCGATCTGCCTATGATGTACTAG
- a CDS encoding CGLD27 family protein codes for MPQRCPVPAEQQPINEYQDVRESWFYGWGSRDLTSYLKPVAILWLVGWVVAGPMAAASFAPAKHPLSFGLSGALGAMVLPVLALLQLYVGWAHVGGRLRETTVPYEESGWYDGQLWVKPEEVSNRDRLIVDYEVQPVLQRIRRTLGVMALLLALGLIAWPLV; via the coding sequence ATGCCTCAACGATGTCCAGTACCGGCTGAGCAACAGCCCATCAACGAATATCAGGACGTGCGCGAGTCCTGGTTTTACGGCTGGGGCAGCCGAGATCTAACAAGCTACCTCAAACCCGTTGCGATTCTTTGGCTTGTAGGCTGGGTTGTGGCTGGGCCTATGGCTGCCGCCAGCTTTGCTCCAGCAAAACATCCCCTTTCCTTTGGTCTCAGTGGAGCCTTGGGGGCTATGGTACTGCCTGTGCTGGCCCTTCTTCAGCTCTATGTGGGGTGGGCCCACGTAGGCGGACGCCTGCGGGAGACCACCGTACCCTACGAAGAGTCGGGCTGGTACGACGGTCAGCTCTGGGTCAAGCCTGAAGAGGTCTCAAACCGCGATCGCCTGATCGTAGATTATGAGGTACAGCCCGTCCTCCAACGCATTCGCCGCACGCTGGGAGTCATGGCCCTACTGCTTGCCCTGGGGCTAATTGCCTGGCCCCTGGTATAG
- the rsfS gene encoding ribosome silencing factor translates to MTQSSHRPPAATDTPAPNQTEDDALKLAYAIAAAADERKAGNITILQVGDVSYLADYFVVATGFSAVQVRAITRSIEATLESDHNRRPLRVEGQGEGSWIVMDYGEVIAHIFMPEARDYYDLEAFWGHANQILYQPSGQHFSPAQF, encoded by the coding sequence ATGACCCAGTCTTCCCACCGCCCGCCTGCTGCTACCGATACCCCTGCGCCAAATCAAACTGAGGACGACGCCCTCAAGCTGGCCTACGCCATTGCGGCCGCCGCCGATGAGCGTAAAGCAGGCAACATCACGATTCTCCAGGTGGGAGATGTGTCGTACTTAGCTGATTATTTTGTGGTGGCCACCGGCTTTTCGGCTGTTCAAGTGCGCGCTATTACCCGCTCCATTGAGGCTACTCTCGAAAGCGACCACAACCGCCGTCCCCTGCGGGTCGAAGGTCAGGGTGAGGGCAGCTGGATCGTGATGGATTATGGTGAAGTCATTGCCCATATCTTCATGCCCGAAGCCCGAGACTACTACGATCTAGAGGCGTTTTGGGGTCATGCCAACCAAATTCTCTACCAGCCCTCAGGCCAACACTTTAGCCCAGCCCAGTTTTAA
- the queF gene encoding preQ(1) synthase yields the protein MTIASTSTSQYGDRAILQTSVDPLEKWPNPSENVYTIHLEHPEFTALCPRSGYPDFGTIVVDYCPGPWVVELKAFKLYINSFRDQRISHENVANQIADRLWNELQPQGLRVIGDYTRRGGVKTVITVKKGSCEEFGPYTPNVL from the coding sequence ATGACTATCGCTTCAACTTCGACCTCTCAATACGGCGATCGCGCCATTCTCCAAACCAGCGTGGACCCGCTGGAGAAATGGCCGAATCCTTCAGAGAATGTCTATACCATTCACCTAGAGCACCCAGAATTTACGGCGCTGTGCCCGCGATCGGGTTACCCAGACTTTGGCACCATTGTGGTGGACTATTGCCCAGGGCCTTGGGTGGTGGAACTCAAAGCGTTTAAGCTTTACATCAACAGCTTTCGCGATCAGCGAATCAGCCATGAGAACGTAGCCAACCAGATTGCCGATCGCCTGTGGAATGAGCTACAGCCCCAGGGGTTGCGGGTAATCGGCGATTACACCCGCCGCGGCGGCGTAAAGACAGTGATTACGGTCAAAAAAGGCAGCTGTGAGGAATTTGGGCCTTATACACCCAATGTGCTCTAA
- a CDS encoding CCA tRNA nucleotidyltransferase — MASEKSALSPKTWPFSVSLLPQQAYLVGGSVRDALLHRQADYLDLDFVLPERAIATAKSIAQHYSAGFVVLDTEHQIARVVFPHATVDFAQQVGPTIYSDLHRRDFTINAIAYSPHSETLLDPLDGCADLARKTLCMVAAENLKDDPLRLLRAYRQAAQLGFSLDPTTQQTIRGLAPALGRMAAERVRGELDCLLSQPEGSVLLSLAWQDGLLQAWLPEVDRLHLDRLATIDQLAAQYHERWPDFSYLLHSWVKEQTTPGLHRSWLKAVKLSQLLPPDLASAETTLAKLKYSRAEQQAVLSILRGWQYLHQHQSDTLLLPGQQYQLFKTAGAGFGGVALLSLAYGMPEAFILPLVERYLTPNDPVAHPQPLVTGKDLVQGLALKPGPKIGELLEAVHLAQAEGLVSSREEALEWVKRQL, encoded by the coding sequence GTGGCTTCTGAAAAATCGGCGCTTTCGCCAAAAACCTGGCCCTTCAGTGTGTCGCTACTGCCACAGCAAGCCTACCTGGTGGGGGGAAGTGTCAGAGATGCTCTGCTGCATCGTCAGGCCGACTATTTAGACCTCGACTTTGTGCTGCCCGAAAGGGCGATCGCCACCGCAAAGTCTATTGCTCAGCACTACAGCGCCGGTTTTGTGGTGCTCGACACCGAGCACCAGATCGCGCGGGTGGTGTTTCCCCATGCCACCGTTGACTTTGCCCAGCAGGTGGGGCCAACGATTTACTCCGACCTGCATCGGCGCGACTTTACGATCAATGCGATCGCCTATAGCCCCCACAGCGAAACTCTGCTCGACCCCCTCGATGGCTGCGCCGATCTGGCCCGCAAAACCCTCTGCATGGTCGCCGCCGAAAATCTTAAAGACGATCCCCTGCGGCTGCTGCGGGCTTACCGCCAGGCCGCTCAGCTAGGCTTTAGCCTCGACCCCACAACTCAGCAAACCATTCGCGGCCTGGCCCCGGCCCTGGGGCGCATGGCAGCCGAACGGGTGCGCGGTGAGCTAGACTGCTTGCTCAGCCAGCCCGAGGGATCTGTCCTGCTGAGTCTGGCCTGGCAGGACGGCCTGCTGCAAGCCTGGCTGCCCGAGGTCGATCGCCTCCATCTAGACCGCCTGGCCACCATCGATCAACTGGCTGCCCAGTACCACGAGCGCTGGCCCGATTTTTCGTACCTGCTGCACAGCTGGGTCAAAGAACAGACTACCCCCGGCCTGCACCGCAGCTGGCTCAAGGCGGTCAAGCTCAGTCAGCTGCTGCCGCCCGACCTGGCCAGTGCCGAGACGACCTTGGCAAAACTCAAATACAGCCGAGCCGAGCAGCAGGCGGTGCTGAGCATTCTCAGGGGCTGGCAGTACCTACATCAGCACCAGAGCGACACCCTCCTACTTCCTGGCCAGCAATATCAGTTGTTCAAAACTGCCGGGGCGGGCTTTGGAGGCGTTGCTCTGCTGAGTCTCGCTTACGGTATGCCCGAGGCCTTTATTTTGCCGCTGGTGGAGCGATACCTCACTCCCAACGACCCCGTTGCTCATCCCCAACCCCTAGTTACAGGCAAAGACCTGGTGCAAGGGCTTGCCCTCAAACCAGGTCCTAAAATTGGTGAACTGTTAGAGGCCGTTCATCTAGCCCAGGCTGAGGGGCTAGTGAGCAGCCGCGAAGAGGCCCTGGAGTGGGTCAAGCGGCAGCTCTAG
- a CDS encoding Ycf34 family protein, with the protein MCICVNCHYVDRCTTYHAVEELHRQPHLTDSPSFEAVNPTVNANIRMLDDGVEQEFDVVGCDSFVAEQGKWAKLRPGELVPT; encoded by the coding sequence ATGTGCATTTGTGTAAACTGCCACTACGTCGATCGCTGCACCACTTACCACGCGGTGGAAGAGCTGCACAGACAACCTCATTTGACTGATTCCCCCAGCTTCGAGGCAGTGAATCCCACGGTCAACGCCAACATTCGTATGCTCGATGACGGGGTTGAACAGGAGTTTGACGTAGTCGGCTGCGACAGCTTTGTCGCAGAACAGGGTAAGTGGGCGAAGCTGCGGCCCGGTGAGTTGGTACCGACTTAG